Proteins encoded by one window of Lacipirellulaceae bacterium:
- a CDS encoding glutamine synthetase beta-grasp domain-containing protein, with the protein MSYKLEYIWLDGYTPEANMRSKTKVVESEPKSAEDCPGWSFDGSSTEQAEGSSSDCLLKPVKMIKDPARKNASLVLCEVLAADGSVHPSNIRGSFEDDPDLWLGFEQEYTIMKDGAPLGFPKDGYPGPQGPYYCSVGFKNCVGRDLVEEHLDICLEAGLAVTGINAEVMKGQWEYQLFGKGAKSACDDVWFSRYLLHRTAEKYGCVIELHPKPVKGDWNGSGMHTNFSTTDIREKGGEDFIKGICEKFRGRHEEHIASYGSENDQRLTGLHETQSIDKFSFGVSDRGASIRIPVGTVQNGWKGYLEDRRPASNADPYKVTSKILGALRS; encoded by the coding sequence ATGAGTTACAAGCTTGAGTACATTTGGCTGGATGGTTACACCCCTGAAGCGAACATGCGTAGCAAGACGAAGGTCGTCGAAAGCGAGCCTAAGAGCGCCGAAGACTGCCCTGGCTGGTCTTTCGACGGTAGCAGCACCGAGCAAGCTGAAGGTAGCTCGTCGGACTGCTTGCTGAAGCCCGTCAAGATGATCAAAGACCCAGCCCGTAAGAACGCATCGCTGGTGCTTTGCGAAGTGTTGGCCGCTGATGGTTCGGTTCACCCTTCGAACATTCGTGGCTCGTTTGAGGACGATCCTGATCTGTGGCTTGGCTTCGAGCAAGAGTACACCATCATGAAAGATGGTGCGCCTCTCGGCTTCCCCAAGGACGGTTACCCAGGTCCTCAGGGTCCTTACTACTGCTCAGTCGGTTTCAAGAATTGCGTCGGTCGTGATCTTGTCGAAGAGCACTTGGACATCTGCTTGGAAGCAGGCCTCGCTGTCACTGGTATCAATGCCGAAGTGATGAAGGGCCAGTGGGAGTACCAGTTGTTCGGCAAAGGTGCCAAGAGTGCCTGTGACGACGTCTGGTTCAGCCGTTACCTGCTGCATCGCACCGCGGAAAAGTACGGCTGCGTCATCGAGCTGCACCCCAAGCCAGTCAAGGGCGACTGGAACGGCAGCGGCATGCATACCAACTTCTCAACAACGGACATCCGCGAGAAGGGTGGTGAGGACTTCATCAAAGGCATCTGCGAGAAGTTCCGTGGCCGCCATGAGGAGCACATCGCTTCCTACGGCAGCGAGAATGATCAGCGTCTGACTGGTCTGCACGAAACGCAGTCGATCGACAAGTTCAGCTTCGGCGTGAGCGATCGTGGTGCTTCGATCCGCATCCCAGTTGGTACCGTCCAGAATGGCTGGAAGGGCTACCTGGAAGATCGTCGTCCTGCTTCGAACGCTGATCCTTACAAGGTCACCTCGAAGATCCTGGGCGCCCTGCGTTCTTAG
- the glnA gene encoding type I glutamate--ammonia ligase has product MNTPQDVLALCREEGIKAVDLRFTDLPGTWQHFTIPVEKLDEEVFEGGLGFDGSSIRGWQAINESDMLLVPQSETARLDPFPELPTLSMICNVQDPITREEYTRDPRNIARKAANYLKSTGIADRCLIGPEAEFFIFDSVQFDQNAHSGHYRVDSSEGEWNRGGDYPLLLAENDKGNQIRHKEGYFPCPPSDQLHDLRNEMMQTMIDCGLDVECQHHEVATGGQAEIDLRFNDLVSMADDMCLYKYIVKNVANKHEKTVTFMPKPIFGDNGSGMHTHISFWNGDHPLFGGNSYAGLSEEALYAIGGILKHAPALLAFTNPTTNSYKRLVPGYEAPVNLAYSQRNRSAACRIPMYSPNPRSKRIEFRCPDPSSNPYLAFSALMMAALDGIQNKIHPGDPLDKDIYDLEPEELANVPKAPASLAEALEALSRDHEFLLRGDVFTQDVINTWLSYKKENEVDALALRPHPYEFCLYYNV; this is encoded by the coding sequence ATGAACACTCCACAAGATGTCCTCGCTCTTTGCCGTGAAGAAGGGATCAAAGCGGTTGATCTTCGCTTTACCGATTTGCCTGGCACTTGGCAGCACTTCACGATTCCTGTGGAGAAGCTCGACGAGGAAGTTTTCGAAGGTGGTCTCGGCTTTGACGGAAGTAGCATCCGTGGCTGGCAGGCCATTAACGAGAGCGACATGCTGCTTGTTCCCCAGAGCGAGACGGCACGGCTTGATCCGTTTCCGGAACTTCCAACGCTCTCAATGATTTGCAACGTGCAGGACCCTATTACTCGCGAGGAGTACACGCGCGATCCTCGCAATATCGCCCGCAAGGCGGCCAACTATTTGAAGAGTACAGGGATAGCCGATCGTTGCCTGATCGGTCCCGAGGCGGAATTTTTTATCTTCGATTCGGTCCAGTTCGACCAAAACGCACACAGTGGACATTACCGGGTCGATAGCTCGGAGGGTGAGTGGAACCGGGGTGGCGATTACCCGCTGTTACTTGCTGAGAACGATAAGGGAAATCAAATCCGCCACAAGGAAGGCTACTTTCCCTGTCCACCTTCTGATCAGTTGCACGATCTACGCAACGAGATGATGCAGACCATGATCGACTGCGGGTTAGACGTCGAATGCCAGCATCACGAAGTGGCCACTGGCGGGCAAGCTGAGATCGACCTGCGGTTCAACGACCTCGTCTCGATGGCTGACGACATGTGCCTCTACAAGTACATCGTGAAGAACGTCGCTAACAAGCACGAGAAGACCGTCACCTTTATGCCAAAGCCGATTTTCGGTGACAACGGTTCAGGAATGCATACGCACATCTCCTTTTGGAATGGCGATCATCCGTTGTTCGGTGGCAACAGCTACGCCGGGCTTAGCGAAGAAGCGCTCTATGCCATCGGAGGTATCCTCAAGCATGCCCCTGCACTGCTGGCGTTTACGAACCCCACGACGAATAGCTACAAGCGTCTCGTTCCCGGTTATGAAGCGCCCGTGAACTTAGCCTATTCGCAACGGAACCGTTCGGCCGCTTGTCGTATTCCGATGTATAGCCCAAATCCGCGTTCAAAGCGGATCGAGTTCCGCTGCCCTGATCCTAGTAGCAATCCCTACCTGGCTTTCAGCGCTTTGATGATGGCAGCCCTCGATGGAATCCAGAATAAGATCCACCCGGGAGATCCGCTCGATAAGGATATTTACGACCTCGAGCCTGAGGAGCTAGCAAATGTCCCCAAAGCACCGGCATCGCTCGCCGAAGCATTGGAGGCACTCTCACGAGATCACGAGTTCCTACTCCGTGGGGACGTCTTCACACAAGACGTGATCAACACTTGGCTTTCGTACAAGAAAGAGAACGAAGTGGATGCTCTGGCCCTCAGGCCGCATCCATATGAGTTCTGTCTCTATTACAACGTCTAA